In Streptomyces sp. SN-593, a single genomic region encodes these proteins:
- the def gene encoding peptide deformylase: MSVKPIRLFGDPVLRMTAQPVTTFDLELRTLVKDLTDTMLEAPGAGLAAPQLGVSLRVFTYNVEGELGHLINPELTLSDERQDGPEGCLSLPGLTYDCERAYGVVARGFNMYGDPVTIDGTQRLARCIQHETDHLDGIIFVDRLDAERRKAAMKAIREADWGAQGTPQVRISPHDTFGRAL, translated from the coding sequence GTGTCCGTCAAGCCCATCCGCCTGTTCGGCGACCCGGTGCTGCGCATGACGGCGCAACCGGTCACCACCTTCGACCTCGAACTGCGCACCCTCGTCAAGGACCTGACCGACACCATGCTGGAGGCCCCCGGCGCCGGCCTGGCCGCGCCCCAACTGGGCGTCTCCCTGCGGGTGTTCACCTACAACGTCGAAGGCGAACTCGGCCACCTGATCAACCCCGAGCTGACGCTGAGCGACGAGCGGCAGGACGGCCCCGAGGGCTGCCTGTCGCTGCCCGGCCTCACCTACGACTGCGAGCGCGCCTACGGCGTGGTGGCCCGGGGCTTCAACATGTACGGCGACCCGGTCACGATCGACGGCACCCAGCGGCTGGCCCGCTGCATCCAGCACGAGACCGACCACCTCGACGGCATCATCTTCGTGGACCGGCTCGACGCCGAGCGGCGCAAGGCCGCGATGAAGGCGATCCGCGAGGCCGACTGGGGCGCGCAGGGCACCCCGCAGGTGAGGATCTCGCCGCACGACACGTTCGGCCGCGCCCTGTAG
- the fmt gene encoding methionyl-tRNA formyltransferase: MKLVFAGTPEVAVPALDALIASDRHEVAAVVTRPDAVAGRGRKLVASPVAQRAEEAGIEVLKPVRPRDEDFLARLREIGPDCCPVVAYGALLPKTALDVPARGWVNLHFSLLPAWRGAAPVQHAVMAGDEVTGASTFLIEQGLDSGPVYGVVTEEIRSRDTSGDLLGRLSHSGARLLVATMDGIDGGDLVGRPQPADGITVAPKITVEDAAVDWTAPALRVDRLIRGCTPAPGAWTLLGGERVKLGPVAPAPDAEHLEPGVVEVTKKAVFVGTGSHPVRLGEVQAVGKKRMAAADWARGTRIEPGARFGA; encoded by the coding sequence ATGAAGCTCGTCTTCGCCGGCACCCCCGAGGTCGCCGTGCCCGCACTCGACGCCCTGATCGCCTCCGACCGCCACGAGGTCGCCGCCGTCGTGACCCGCCCCGACGCCGTCGCCGGGCGCGGCCGCAAACTCGTGGCCAGCCCGGTCGCGCAGCGCGCCGAGGAGGCCGGCATCGAGGTGCTCAAGCCGGTCCGGCCGCGCGACGAGGACTTCCTCGCCCGGCTGCGCGAGATCGGCCCGGACTGCTGCCCGGTCGTCGCGTACGGCGCGCTGCTGCCGAAGACGGCGCTCGACGTGCCCGCCCGCGGCTGGGTGAACCTGCACTTCTCGCTGCTGCCGGCCTGGCGCGGCGCGGCGCCCGTCCAGCACGCGGTGATGGCCGGGGACGAGGTGACCGGCGCGTCCACCTTCCTCATCGAGCAGGGGCTGGACTCCGGACCGGTCTACGGCGTCGTCACCGAGGAGATCCGGTCCCGCGACACCAGCGGCGACCTGCTCGGACGGCTCTCGCACAGCGGGGCGCGGCTGCTGGTGGCCACGATGGACGGGATCGACGGCGGCGACCTCGTCGGCCGGCCGCAGCCCGCCGACGGGATCACCGTGGCGCCCAAGATCACGGTCGAGGACGCGGCCGTCGACTGGACCGCGCCCGCGCTGCGGGTGGACCGCCTCATCCGCGGCTGCACCCCCGCGCCCGGCGCGTGGACGCTGCTCGGCGGCGAGCGGGTCAAGCTGGGCCCGGTCGCGCCCGCCCCGGACGCCGAGCACCTCGAACCCGGCGTGGTCGAGGTGACCAAGAAGGCGGTGTTCGTGGGCACCGGGAGCCACCCGGTCCGGCTGGGCGAGGTCCAGGCGGTCGGCAAGAAGCGGATGGCCGCCGCCGACTGGGCCCGGGGCACCCGGATCGAGCCCGGCGCCAGGTTCGGCGCGTAG
- a CDS encoding glycoside hydrolase family 27 protein, translating to MRRPLAAALAALLMLSLLVLFGSTPRAHALDNGLARTPPMGFNDWNAFGCGVSEQLIEQTADYLVSSGLKDDGYGYVNIDDCWMTKSRDAAGDLVPDPAKFPDGISGTAAYVHAKGLKLGIYESAGTATCAGYPGSLDHEQQDADSFASWGVDYLKYDNCNNQGVPWEQRYDAMRDALAATGRPIVFSMCEWGEDNVWTWGAGTGNLWRTTGDINASYGSMLSIFHSNVQLARYAGPGAWNDPDMLEVGNGMSFTEDRSEFSLWAEMAAPLIAGTDLRSATPATLSLYGNKAVIAVDQDSLGRQGTEVSSSGGLDVLTKPLANGDVSVALFNENASTATISTTAAAVAAPSASSYKLTNLWTNQVSTTSGAISASVPGHGTVMFRVSPGSGTSVGTTHPLLGASSHRCLDAYGNQTAVGTPIEIWDCDGGANQAVTLTSAGELRLYGGTQCLDAFDNQTAAGTKVELWSCNGGANQQWRLNPDGSVTGTQSGLCLDVTGGDKPAGNVNGTALELWTCNGGANQQWSLA from the coding sequence ATGCGCCGGCCGCTGGCCGCGGCGCTCGCGGCGCTGCTGATGCTCTCCCTGCTGGTCCTGTTCGGCTCGACGCCCCGCGCGCACGCCCTGGACAACGGCCTGGCCCGCACGCCCCCGATGGGCTTCAACGACTGGAACGCGTTCGGCTGCGGCGTCAGCGAGCAGTTGATCGAGCAGACCGCCGACTACCTGGTCTCCTCGGGCCTGAAGGACGACGGCTACGGCTACGTCAACATCGACGACTGCTGGATGACGAAGTCGCGCGACGCCGCGGGCGACCTCGTGCCCGACCCGGCGAAGTTCCCCGACGGGATCAGCGGCACCGCCGCCTACGTCCACGCCAAGGGCCTCAAGCTCGGCATCTACGAGAGCGCCGGCACCGCCACCTGCGCCGGCTACCCCGGCAGCCTGGACCACGAGCAGCAGGACGCGGACAGCTTCGCGTCCTGGGGCGTGGACTACCTGAAGTACGACAACTGCAACAACCAGGGCGTGCCCTGGGAGCAGCGCTACGACGCGATGCGCGACGCCCTCGCGGCCACCGGCCGGCCGATCGTCTTCAGCATGTGCGAGTGGGGCGAGGACAACGTCTGGACCTGGGGAGCCGGCACCGGCAACCTGTGGCGCACCACCGGCGACATCAACGCCTCCTACGGCTCGATGCTGTCGATCTTCCACAGCAACGTGCAGCTCGCGCGGTACGCCGGCCCCGGCGCCTGGAACGACCCGGACATGCTGGAGGTCGGCAACGGCATGTCCTTCACCGAGGACCGCAGCGAGTTCAGCCTGTGGGCGGAGATGGCCGCGCCGCTGATCGCCGGCACCGACCTGCGGTCGGCCACCCCGGCCACGCTCTCGCTCTACGGCAACAAGGCGGTCATCGCGGTCGACCAGGACTCGCTGGGCAGGCAGGGCACCGAGGTGTCCTCCTCGGGCGGGCTGGACGTGCTCACCAAGCCGCTGGCGAACGGCGACGTCTCGGTCGCGCTGTTCAACGAGAACGCCTCGACGGCCACCATCAGCACCACCGCCGCCGCGGTCGCCGCGCCCTCCGCTTCGTCCTACAAGCTGACCAACCTCTGGACGAACCAGGTCAGCACCACCAGCGGCGCGATCTCCGCCTCGGTACCCGGGCACGGCACGGTGATGTTCCGCGTCTCCCCCGGCAGCGGCACCAGCGTCGGCACCACCCACCCGCTGCTCGGCGCGTCCTCGCACCGCTGCCTGGACGCCTACGGCAACCAGACGGCCGTGGGCACGCCGATCGAGATCTGGGACTGCGACGGCGGCGCCAACCAGGCCGTCACCCTCACCTCGGCCGGCGAACTGCGGCTGTACGGCGGGACCCAGTGCCTGGACGCCTTCGACAACCAGACCGCGGCCGGCACCAAGGTCGAGCTGTGGTCCTGCAACGGCGGGGCCAACCAGCAGTGGCGGCTCAACCCGGACGGCAGCGTCACCGGCACCCAGTCCGGCCTGTGCCTCGACGTCACCGGCGGCGACAAGCCGGCCGGCAACGTGAACGGCACCGCGCTGGAGCTGTGGACCTGCAACGGCGGCGCGAACCAGCAGTGGAGCCTGGCCTGA
- a CDS encoding sugar-binding transcriptional regulator, whose protein sequence is MGPGEMVQAAAMARRFYLEGKSKIQIAEEFGVSRFKVARVLETALERDLVRIEIRVPAELDAERSDALRAHYGLRHAVVVETPADQADAPDPENLGAVAADLLGELVSDGDVLGLAWGRSIITMANALDRLAPCTVVQLTGVYDVGTDRGSVEAVRTAAAVSGGEAHPLYAPMVLGDSATASALRAQSQIAAAMSYFEKVTVAVVSIGSWEAGISTVYDAVSDAERAHYASLGVAAEMSSHLFDAGGRRVGRDLRERCITIDADRLRRIPEVLAIAGGKRKAEAINAVLRSGLVTSLVTDTAAADHLLNSTGPAPRPALDRADPDGSLAGG, encoded by the coding sequence ATGGGCCCGGGCGAGATGGTCCAGGCGGCGGCGATGGCACGTCGCTTCTACCTGGAGGGCAAGTCCAAGATCCAGATCGCCGAGGAGTTCGGGGTCAGCCGGTTCAAGGTGGCCCGGGTGCTGGAGACCGCGCTCGAACGCGACCTGGTGCGGATCGAGATCAGAGTGCCCGCGGAGCTCGACGCCGAGCGCTCCGACGCGCTGCGCGCCCACTACGGCCTGCGGCACGCGGTGGTCGTCGAGACCCCCGCGGACCAGGCCGACGCGCCCGACCCGGAGAACCTCGGCGCGGTCGCCGCGGACCTGCTCGGCGAGCTGGTCAGCGACGGCGACGTGCTCGGCCTCGCCTGGGGCCGCTCCATCATCACCATGGCCAACGCGCTGGACCGGCTCGCGCCCTGCACCGTCGTGCAGCTCACCGGGGTCTACGACGTCGGCACCGACCGCGGCTCCGTGGAGGCGGTCCGCACCGCGGCGGCCGTCTCCGGTGGCGAGGCGCACCCGCTGTACGCGCCGATGGTGCTCGGCGACTCCGCCACCGCGTCCGCGCTGCGCGCGCAGAGCCAGATCGCGGCCGCGATGAGCTACTTCGAGAAGGTCACCGTGGCGGTCGTCTCGATCGGCTCGTGGGAGGCCGGGATCTCCACGGTGTACGACGCGGTCTCCGACGCCGAGCGCGCGCACTACGCGAGCCTCGGGGTGGCCGCGGAGATGTCCTCCCACCTGTTCGACGCCGGCGGGCGCCGGGTGGGGCGGGACCTGCGGGAGCGGTGCATCACCATCGACGCGGACCGGTTGCGCCGCATTCCCGAGGTGCTGGCGATCGCGGGCGGCAAGCGGAAGGCCGAGGCGATCAACGCGGTGCTGCGGTCCGGGCTGGTGACGAGCCTGGTCACCGACACGGCCGCGGCGGACCACCTGCTGAACTCCACCGGGCCCGCGCCCCGGCCCGCCCTGGACCGGGCCGACCCCGACGGGTCCCTGGCCGGGGGCTGA
- a CDS encoding RsmB/NOP family class I SAM-dependent RNA methyltransferase, whose amino-acid sequence MKNTQGRQGTRSAQGTPYRRPQKDPVRILAFEALRAVGERDAYANLVLPGLLRAAEQDAAKKGRTFDRRDAALATELVYGTLRHQGTYDAVIAACVDRPLREVDPPVLDVLALGAHQLLGTRIPAHAAVSASVELARAVLGDGRARFVNAVLRRICAQDLDAWLAQVAPPYDEDPEEHLAVVHSHPRWVVSALWDALGGGRAGIEDLLAADNERPEVTLVARPGRSTPAGIAASLPPETTVPGRWSPYAVRLAEGGDPAAVPAVRDGDAGVQDEGSQLVAAALAAAPLDGPDARWLDGCAGPGGKAALLAALAADRGALLVAAEKQPHRARLVGRALHGNPGPYQVVVADGTRPVWRPGSFDRVLVDVPCTGLGALRRRPEARWRRRAEDVGGFAPLQRALLTEALTAVRPGGVVAYATCSPHLAETRAVVEDVTRSPHAPAADPVDARPLLPGVPALGDGPDVQLWPHLHGTDAMYLALLRRR is encoded by the coding sequence TTGAAGAACACGCAGGGCAGGCAGGGCACGCGGAGCGCGCAGGGCACGCCGTACCGCCGTCCGCAGAAGGACCCCGTCCGAATCCTGGCGTTCGAGGCGCTGCGGGCGGTGGGGGAGCGGGACGCGTACGCCAACCTGGTGCTGCCCGGGCTGCTGCGGGCCGCCGAGCAGGACGCGGCGAAGAAGGGCCGCACCTTCGACCGCAGGGACGCCGCGCTGGCCACCGAGCTGGTCTACGGCACGCTGCGCCACCAGGGCACCTACGACGCGGTGATCGCGGCCTGCGTGGACCGCCCGCTGCGCGAGGTGGACCCGCCGGTCCTGGACGTGCTGGCGCTCGGCGCCCACCAGTTGCTCGGCACCCGCATCCCGGCGCACGCGGCGGTCTCCGCGAGCGTGGAACTGGCCCGGGCGGTGCTCGGCGACGGGCGGGCCCGGTTCGTGAACGCGGTGCTGCGCCGGATCTGCGCGCAGGACCTCGACGCGTGGCTGGCCCAGGTCGCCCCGCCCTACGACGAGGATCCGGAGGAGCACCTCGCCGTGGTGCACTCCCACCCGCGCTGGGTGGTGTCCGCGCTGTGGGACGCGCTGGGCGGCGGCCGGGCCGGCATCGAGGACCTGCTCGCGGCCGACAACGAGCGGCCCGAGGTCACGCTGGTGGCGCGGCCCGGCCGCAGCACTCCGGCCGGCATCGCGGCGTCGCTGCCCCCGGAGACGACCGTGCCGGGCCGCTGGTCGCCGTACGCGGTGCGGCTCGCCGAGGGCGGCGACCCCGCAGCGGTGCCGGCCGTGCGCGACGGCGACGCCGGTGTGCAGGACGAGGGCAGCCAACTGGTCGCGGCGGCGCTCGCCGCGGCGCCGCTGGACGGCCCCGACGCGCGCTGGCTGGACGGCTGCGCCGGCCCCGGCGGGAAGGCGGCGCTGCTCGCGGCGCTGGCCGCGGACCGCGGCGCGCTGCTGGTCGCGGCGGAGAAGCAGCCGCACCGGGCCCGGCTGGTGGGCCGCGCGCTGCACGGCAACCCCGGCCCGTACCAGGTGGTCGTCGCGGACGGGACCCGCCCGGTGTGGCGGCCCGGGTCCTTCGACCGGGTGCTGGTGGACGTACCCTGCACCGGCCTCGGCGCGCTGCGCCGCCGCCCCGAGGCGCGCTGGCGCCGCAGGGCGGAGGACGTCGGCGGCTTCGCCCCGCTGCAACGCGCCCTGCTCACCGAGGCGTTGACCGCGGTGCGGCCGGGCGGTGTGGTGGCGTACGCGACCTGCTCCCCGCACCTGGCCGAGACCCGGGCGGTCGTCGAGGACGTGACGCGCTCGCCGCACGCCCCCGCCGCGGACCCGGTGGACGCCCGTCCGCTGCTGCCGGGCGTGCCGGCGCTCGGCGACGGACCCGACGTCCAGCTCTGGCCGCACCTGCACGGCACGGACGCGATGTACCTGGCACTGCTGCGCCGCCGTTGA
- the rpe gene encoding ribulose-phosphate 3-epimerase produces the protein MTAQINPSILSADFARLADAADAAKGADWLHVDVMDNHFVPNLTLGMPVVEALGRATDIPLDCHLMIDQPDRWAPGYVEAGAGSVTFHVEAAAAPVRLAREIRAKGARASMALKPATPIEPYEDLLPELDMLLVMTVEPGFGGQAFLDIMLPKIRRTRALIDKYGLEMWLQVDGGVSAETVERCAEAGADVFVAGSAVYGTDDPSAAIRALRAQAEAVAAR, from the coding sequence ATGACCGCGCAGATCAACCCCAGCATCCTGTCCGCCGACTTCGCCCGGCTCGCCGACGCGGCCGACGCGGCCAAGGGTGCCGACTGGCTCCATGTCGACGTGATGGACAACCACTTCGTGCCGAACCTGACCCTCGGCATGCCGGTGGTCGAGGCGCTGGGCCGTGCCACGGACATCCCGCTCGACTGCCACCTGATGATCGACCAGCCCGACCGCTGGGCGCCCGGGTACGTCGAGGCCGGCGCGGGCTCCGTCACCTTCCACGTCGAGGCCGCCGCCGCGCCGGTCCGGCTGGCCCGCGAGATCCGCGCGAAGGGCGCCCGCGCCTCCATGGCGCTCAAGCCCGCCACCCCGATCGAGCCCTACGAGGACCTGCTGCCCGAGCTGGACATGCTGCTGGTGATGACGGTCGAGCCCGGGTTCGGCGGGCAGGCGTTCCTCGACATCATGCTGCCCAAGATCCGCCGCACCCGGGCGCTGATCGACAAGTACGGCCTGGAGATGTGGCTCCAGGTCGACGGCGGGGTCTCGGCCGAGACCGTCGAACGCTGCGCCGAGGCCGGTGCCGACGTCTTCGTGGCCGGTTCCGCGGTCTACGGCACGGACGACCCGTCCGCCGCGATCCGCGCGCTGCGCGCACAGGCCGAGGCCGTCGCCGCGCGCTGA